From candidate division KSB1 bacterium:
GCGTCGTTACTACCCGAACATTCGTGCAGAAGAGGTAAGGGTCGTCTTGGTTCATGCTGGTTCGCGTATCATGCCAGAGATCAGCGAAGATCTAGCCGATTATGCTTTAAGACAGCTCAAGAAGAGGAAAGTCGAGGTACTGTTGAACACAAAGGTCGGTTCTGCCACTGCAGGATTCGTAGAGTTGGCCAACAAAGAGAGAATTCCCACTAAGACTCTGATCTGGACTGCTGGAGTCGCGCCAAGCCCTCTTCTCGCCACCTTACCCTGTGCGCGCAATAAGCGAGGTCAGATCATCGTCAACAAGCATCTGGAAGTTCCCGATCATCCGAGAGTTTGGGCGCTGGGTGATTGTGCTGAGATTCTCAATCCACAGACAGGGCAGCCTTATCCTCCGACCGCACAACACGCCACACGGGAAGGGAAAGTGGTAGCAGCGAACATTGTTTCTTCTCTGCGCGGGGCCACTAAGAAGCAGTTTATTTACAAACCTCTTGGGGTGCTTGTGTCACTGGGACGACGGTCAGCGGTAGCCGAAATTTTAGGATTTAGGTTCTCCGGCTTCTTCGCTTGGTGGCTCTGGCGCACCATTTATCTTTTCAAGTTGCCTGGACTTGAGCGTAAGCTGCGTGTGGCGGTGGATTGGACGTTAGATCTATTCTTTCCACGCGACATTGTCTTGCTAAAAGTCTTTATGAAAAAAACTCCGGGCGAGATTCCAATGGATAGCTCCGGAATGGGGCAAAAGGAATTAGCCCCTGCCCAAAATGAGCATCATGGTTAGTATTAGTGCCCTGGAGCTATGCACAAACGTTATGGATTTCAGGGGCGAGCGAATCCTGATTGCCGCAAGGGGATTGCGTCTCTTTTGCGGTTTAATGTTCGCATCCCTGCTCATTTTTGTGGCATGCAAACCGGGAATTCCCAGTGCACCCGAGTTAAACAATAGCCAAAAACCAGAGGGTTTTAAGCAAAGTTGTGGCGGTTGGAGCTAGTTTTACAGCCGGTTTTCAATCCGGCGGCAATGATAAATCAAGAAATTATTCTTTTTCCTAAACTAATCGGAGGAAAGCATGGGGCATTCAAATTTAGCTGAAATGTTTTATAAAACATGTGAAAGATTCCCCGATAAAACGGGAATGATGTACAAGCAGGATGGCGAATATCAATCAATAAAGTTCAGGGACATGCAGGCTCAGGTAACCAATTTAGCCGGTGGACTAGCATCCATAGGCGTTAAAAAAGGCGATAAAGTTGTATTGTTTTCGGAGAATCGTTACGAGTGGGCATTTTCTGACTATGCGATTCTATCTAATGGCGCTGTGACTGTTCCAATTTATTCCACATTACTTTCCTCTCATATTAAATATATCATTAACGATTGCGATGCCAAAATTGTCATCGTTTCCAATCGAAATCAATTTGAAAAGGTTTTGGAGATTGAGGGTGAAATTCCGCTGGTTGAAAAGTTTATTTTGTTCGATCCGGAAGGGGTAAACTTTGATAACATGGTTTCCTTTGCAGAAGTTATGGGACTGGGGAAAAAATACCTAGAGGAAAATCCCAATGCAGTTGTTGAGATCGTAGACGATTTGAACCGGGATAATATGGCAACCATCATTTACACTTCCGGAACAACCGGTGATCCTAAAGGGGTGATGTTATCCCATGGAAATTTTTTGTCCAATGTTGAGGCTGGTATACGAGCATTCTCAGTAAGTGAAAGGGATACATTTTTATCCTTTTTACCGCTCTCGCATATATTTGAACGCATGGCCAGTCATTTTTTAGCCAACCACATTGGTGCTACCATTGCCTATGCTGAATCCATTGAAACCGTGCCCCAAAATTTGCAAGAAATTAAACCCACAATCATGACCAGTGTGCCGCGGTTGTTTGAAAAAATTTATGCAAAAGTAGTAGATTCTGTGGAAGAGGGTTCGGCTCTTAAAAAAAAGCTATTTTATTGGGCCATCGGTGTGGGCAGGCAAGTAACAGAATCCAAGCAGGAGAATAAAGCACTCCCCAGTGCATTAAATATTAAATATGGTATTGCCAATAAATTAGTGTTTTCCAAGCTTAAGGAGCACGTTGGCGGCAGAATTCGCTTTTTTATTTCCGGTGGCGCGCCATTGGCCAGAGATATCGGTGAATTTTTTACAGCTGCCGGGCTCTTGATCCTGGAAGGATATGGTTTAACGGAAACCTCACCTCTGATTTCCATTAATCGATTTGAAAAATTCAAATTTGGTGCAGTCGGCATTCCAGTTGATAACGTTGAGGTGAAAATTGCAGAGGATGGTGAAATCCTGACTCGCGGACCCCATGTTATGCTGGGTTATTACAAAAACGAAGACACTACTAAAGAGGCAATTGATCGGGATAGCTGGTTTCACACCGGTGATATTGGGCATATCGATGTTAACGGATTTCTGATTATCACGGATCGTAAAAAGAATATCATCGTCACCGCAGGCGGTAAAAATGTAGCACCACAAAACATTGAAAATAAAATGATCGTTTCCCGTTACATTGAACAAGTTCTGGTGGTAGGAGATAAACGTAAGTTTTGTTGTAGTGCACTTATCGTACCTAATTTTGAAATGGTGGAAAAATTTGCCAAAGAAAGGACCATTTCTTTTCAGTCTCACAAACAATTATGTCAGAATGAAGAGATTATCAGATTAATTGAGGTCGAAGTTGAGGCTGCCAATAAAGGTCTTGCCTCATATGAATCGATTAAAGAATTTATTTTGCTCGATCGACCGTTCAGCATCGAAAGTGGCGAGTTAACGCCGTCCTTGAAGGTTAAGCGAAAAGTTGTTGAAGAAAATTACGAAGAAGAGATCAATTCTATGTATGAAGAAGAATCGGTGAAGGTGTAAGTAGAAGACTTGTGTCGGTGCTTCCGGTTTTAAGGTTCGTAACAGAATTTACCATTTGGTTAAAGAAGCGCTGTTTTCGAGTTACAAATTGACAAGACATACCTAGGTTTCAAACCATTAAGTGGCTTATTGATTAATCTTTGTTTGTAGAATAGAATATTTTAACAGAAAGATATAGGTTTATCAATTTATATTCAAGGAGATAGTCTATGATTGTGTTCGAAGTGAGCGCTAGAATGTAACATTCATACTATAACAACTGAAAATCATAGAGATGGATTTAACGGAAAATGAAAAGCACGCTTTTGAGAAATCTGTGGTATCGATACGCAAGACCGCAGAAGAAGTCATTTCGATGACGAGCAAATAAGCCAGAATTCATGAATAAGGGAGGGGTTCAAAATGTCAAAACTGAAAGAGAAATTAGCCGAGAAAATCCCGGGTTATAGGGAGCGAATAACCAAGCTGATCAAAGAGCATGGGGATGTTGTTGTTGATGAGGCCCGCATGCGTCAGTTTTATGGCGGGATGCGCGGCTTAAAATGTTTATCAACTGATATTTCTTATCTGGATCCTAATGAAGGTATTCGCTTTCGAGGTTACACGGTTC
This genomic window contains:
- a CDS encoding NAD(P)/FAD-dependent oxidoreductase is translated as MIARAKHIVILGGGFGGVYAAMHLEKIFARDDDVEIILISEQNYLLFTPMLPEVPSSSIEAKHIISPIRAFFRKVKFQNSEVHSIDLEKRIITASHCPMCKQSSLGFDYLVLALGSRTNFFGLPGVAENALPMKTLSDAMTLRNHIIDVLEHADLQTDPEIRKAMLTLVVAGGGFAGVETAAELRDFIDTARRYYPNIRAEEVRVVLVHAGSRIMPEISEDLADYALRQLKKRKVEVLLNTKVGSATAGFVELANKERIPTKTLIWTAGVAPSPLLATLPCARNKRGQIIVNKHLEVPDHPRVWALGDCAEILNPQTGQPYPPTAQHATREGKVVAANIVSSLRGATKKQFIYKPLGVLVSLGRRSAVAEILGFRFSGFFAWWLWRTIYLFKLPGLERKLRVAVDWTLDLFFPRDIVLLKVFMKKTPGEIPMDSSGMGQKELAPAQNEHHG
- a CDS encoding long-chain fatty acid--CoA ligase, translating into MGHSNLAEMFYKTCERFPDKTGMMYKQDGEYQSIKFRDMQAQVTNLAGGLASIGVKKGDKVVLFSENRYEWAFSDYAILSNGAVTVPIYSTLLSSHIKYIINDCDAKIVIVSNRNQFEKVLEIEGEIPLVEKFILFDPEGVNFDNMVSFAEVMGLGKKYLEENPNAVVEIVDDLNRDNMATIIYTSGTTGDPKGVMLSHGNFLSNVEAGIRAFSVSERDTFLSFLPLSHIFERMASHFLANHIGATIAYAESIETVPQNLQEIKPTIMTSVPRLFEKIYAKVVDSVEEGSALKKKLFYWAIGVGRQVTESKQENKALPSALNIKYGIANKLVFSKLKEHVGGRIRFFISGGAPLARDIGEFFTAAGLLILEGYGLTETSPLISINRFEKFKFGAVGIPVDNVEVKIAEDGEILTRGPHVMLGYYKNEDTTKEAIDRDSWFHTGDIGHIDVNGFLIITDRKKNIIVTAGGKNVAPQNIENKMIVSRYIEQVLVVGDKRKFCCSALIVPNFEMVEKFAKERTISFQSHKQLCQNEEIIRLIEVEVEAANKGLASYESIKEFILLDRPFSIESGELTPSLKVKRKVVEENYEEEINSMYEEESVKV